In Fusobacterium sp., the genomic window CAAGTCCTTTGGTAACATTAGGATATGCTGTTTTGTGGGTTTTGGGATTGATAATTGTTGCATTTTTAGCATTAAATGTTTTTGTTTTACTACTAGAATTTATGGCACTTGCTTACTTATCAGTAATACTTGTTCCTTTTCTAATATTTGAAAAAACTGAATTTATAGGAGCTAAAGTATTTCAGGTTTTAGTTTCACAATCTGTTCAATTAATGGTTATAGTTTTTTTAATAGAATTAACTTTTGGACAGTTAGATAAAACAGTGAATATAGATAGTGTATTTACTGCTGCTACTACAATTTTGGGATTATTAGGATTAACATTCCTATCATGGAAAGCACCAGGACTGGCAGGAGGAATTCTTAATGGAGCACCTTCTCTTACTTGGGGAAAAGCATGGGAAGATATTAAAAATACTGGTAGAAGTGCAAAATCAACAGCAAAAGGGGCAATAAGTGCTGGAAAAGTAGCAGTTAAAACTCCAGGTGCAATTAAAGATGGAGCTAAAGCTGG contains:
- a CDS encoding type IV secretion system protein; the protein is MDLNILLNIFEVAFKKATLNLTPIAIGLLSTFVAFQIVFTLWKKPTSMPFADIFDVLVKYWIFYSFIVNYTELAGKVKDTFIFFGMKGAGAPGNAKFDPNYLFSRGFDILDLIFNQFSISSPLVTLGYAVLWVLGLIIVAFLALNVFVLLLEFMALAYLSVILVPFLIFEKTEFIGAKVFQVLVSQSVQLMVIVFLIELTFGQLDKTVNIDSVFTAATTILGLLGLTFLSWKAPGLAGGILNGAPSLTWGKAWEDIKNTGRSAKSTAKGAISAGKVAVKTPGAIKDGAKAGYSKGKTAVSKAANFFKGK